GTTACTGTCACTTTAAGGAACAGTGTatgtcttccttccttccttccttccttccttccttccttccttccttccttccgtccttccgttcgttcgttcgttcgttcgttcgttcgttcgttcgttcgttcgttcgttcgttctttctttctttctttctttctttctttctttctttctttctttctttctttctttctttctttctttctttctttctttctttctttctttctttctttctttctttctttctttctttctttctttctttctttctttctttctttctttctttctctcttactttctctctccctccctcccttgcttcctcccttccttcaattaagaaaaaaaaaatgttctctaCTATACCCTGTGGCAGACCCTGCCTCATCCGCGGACGTGTCGGGGGGCTCCAGTCAGAGGCGTAAGTTGACGGCGCCGCCCATGAACGTGTCGCTGGAGCGCAGCGAAGGCTCCCTGCTCTCCGAGGACGTCCTGGACACGGACGACGAGGATGCGGCTCTCGACACCGGAGATGACCTGGACGTGGACATCGAGGAGCTGGACACGTCCGAAGAGGAGCGCGATCCGCCCGTCCCTCCGGACGGAGTTAGCGAGGGGCTCGAGGACGGCCGGCTGTGGAGGAGTGTCGTGATTGGCGAGCAGGAGCATCGCATCGATATGAAGTGCATTGAGGCCTACAAGAGGGTCATCTCTCATGGAGGTATAGACGCCCGTCTATTTGTTTCCTCTTGACTGGTGTAACCCCCGTCATTCACGTGGCAGGTTATTACGCCGAGCGCAACGCCATCATCGTTTTTGCAGCCTGCTTCCTGCCTGATAGCGACTGTGACAGTTACAACTATGTCATGGAAAATCTCTTCTTGTAAGTAAAAATCCTTGACTTGCATTTCATTGTGAGCCAGCTTCAGATAGGCCACCGCTtgagtgaagtgtgtgtgtgtgtgtgtgtgggggggggaagcCACATGTGCCGATGCAGTTTTCAGAACTGAAACACACGCATCCAAACTTAGAACACTTCCATGGAGCTGCGACTCCACCGTCTTCTTATGCGCAGGTACGTCATAAGCACCTTGGAGCTGATGGTGGCAGAGGACTACATGATTGTCTACCTGAACGGCGCCACACCTCGCCGCAGGATGCCTGGCTTCACATGGATGAAGAAGTGCTACCAGATGATTGACAGGAGGTcactcttcattttttttttttttttttcataatgtggTTTTAATGTATTATTGATCCCTTCCTTCCGACTACTCTTCTTTCAGGCTGAAGAAGAACCTGAAGATGTTCATCATCGTCCATCCTTCCTGGTTCATCAGAACACTCTTAGGCATCACCAGACCCTTCATAAGGTTCATTGCATTTATCTGTCCCAATTTTCATTCGATTAACGGCGGGTGAATACACATTAGTCGATATTAACTTGAATGTCCAACATTGTGTTTTGTGTTCAGCTCCAAGTTCTGCAGTAAAATCAAGTACGTGGGCAGCCTGCAGGAGCTGGGACGCATCATCCCCATGGAATACGTCCACATTCCGCCCAGCATCGTCAAGTGAGTTTTCTGAGGCCCACCGGCACGGGTTAACACACCAACTGAACATACATTCTGTAGAAAACTTGTGTGCGGTTGCTCgcaagaaacaaaaaaacatttggttgGTTCACTTCAAATCACTTTTGTCTGTTGAGCTTGATTTTCCATGTCCCCTTACAAGGTATGACCAACAGAGGGCGGCACACACATTTACTTGCATGAGGTAAAAAGCTCCGAGCCTGAAACTGTACTAACCATCTGATACGGCCTGACGCCGACTCATTCGCTTTtctaaggtccactttgtggcTTTAACTCCTTCGCTGCTCATTTGATGGTTTGTACATTAGTCGCAAATTGCCCTCGTTGTGTTTTCTTTGCCGGGGGTTGAAAGTTAGTCTTCAATGCATATGCATGTATGAGCATTCATGTCAAACCAGTGTCAAATGGTCTTAAGGTGTTTTGCATCATGGTTTGTGATATATCTATTCATTAATTTAGGAAACTATTTCGGTAGGCTTGGCAATTAAGTCTGCTTACTTTAATGTCCTCACATGTGGAAAAGGAGAACCACAGtcaccttttatttatttatttttttaattggcgGGAGGAAAGGAATAAACTCATGCAGGAGCTGCTGTCAACTACAGCTCACGCCCAGACACTCAAATGCAGAGTTTGCCCCACCAGGACACGGACACTCGCGTTAGTGTCAACAAAGTATCACGCCAGGCAACCTTTTGGACTTCTTGAATGATTCCTTTCAATTGTTCCTTGTAATATTTCACTAATTTTCTCAATTTCACCTTCTTGTTCTGAACTAATCCCTCATTGCTTGTCTAGCGTTTTTCCTTTGTTTCTTTTATCCCAtcctaaatgtaaaaaaaattaaaaaatactctTTGCTGTTCCCTCCTCATGTGGGACGGTGGACACAGGCTACTCATTGAAGTGTCTCCAAAAGCAACCCCCAGCCCACCTCATTAACTTGTCTTCTCTGCCCTCTATTGCAACGTCACACACCAGGCTGGACACAGATTTAAAGGACGCCTCAGGAAAGTAAGTCTGCACAAGCCATCCCAAAACAAATGACATTTACCTATTTATTGAAGTATAAGAAAAacgtattggaaaaaaaatcttgtgaaAAATGAGACCATAATAGCAGTCAATTTTTGAACAAGTGTCTCAAATATCAAAACATTTTGCTATAGAGTCATTTTCATATTCGAAGTAATCATAAATCAAGAAAAACAACGTGTAGCAGTAAAAATGGCAGGTGTTGAGCGCCACCTAGGGCCCAAATGTACACGTGCTGGTGTATCTTAACACCCTTGTCATATCTCTTTTGTTTCCTGGTGTCTGTCAGGTCCGACAGAAAGAGAAGTTTGGCCATTTGACAAAACCAGAGCTCCACTTGAGGCTGCTCGTCTTCCCGTGAGAAGGGAAGAGGTTGCGGCGAGGCGCTCGGAAAACACCGCATCACTGTCGGAGACAAAAGTGCTCTCCAGACTGCACTCAAAGAGGTTTACATCGGAATCCATTAATTACCACTGTATCCACCACTTGACTAATATGCCTTTTCTTTCACGATACTGTATCGGTAGCATTTTGGACCATTAATAACCTCTCATGCATCAACAGCCGTGGAGTCGGAGTTTACAAAAAATTCAACATACAATAAATCTCTGTACTGTACTTGTCGACAAACTGATACAAGTCAACATTGGTTGAAATCAGGGGTATGACAATTGCAAGTAATCGAAAGAAACCATTTATGAGAATATCTCAAAAAAGGGACAAACTAATAAAAGAAATATCACCGTAATGACGCTATACAGTTATGGTGTAATGATACATATATTGGATTAAAATGTACTATACAAGTACAAATATATTATCAGTatgaacaataataatattatatatatatatatatatatatatatatatatatatatatatatatatatatatatatatatatatatatatattattatattatcagCATCATATAGACATTATAATGGCTATGTAACGGCATTTTTGTCCCACCCCGGATTTGAACGTAGCCACTCTGTCGTCAATCTCAAAACCGGCTTTCTCTACTAATCCGTTCCATCACTGTGAAAGTCGTCGAGGTAGCAAGATAGCACTTGAATGTGTTTGCGGTGACTTACTTGTGCATGCcttctgcttgtgtgtgtgtgtgtgtatgcgtgtgtgtgcgtgtgtgtgagagagaagcGCTGGTGATATATTGTTGACaaagtcttgtgtgtgtgttccacatttttatttgtaattcTGCCTTCATCTTCTTACAGTAAAATAAAGAAAGGAATACTCGGCCCGTGTCTAaacttttaatgtttttaattaaacattaaattaaatgaaaaaaataaaactcatgTGTTGAACAAGTGCGATATCCAGAGGAGTTGCCCGTTTCCTATGTGTTTTTGGATGTATTGGTTCGGAACACTGACACACTTGCGGAGGTCTTTGGTTAAGGTCAACAACTGCTCCAACGCGTCCTGCTCGCCCCTCATGATGGCCAAGCAGCGGCAAGCCTTCTCCGGgctgtcgtcgtcatcatcatagtCGATCCAGGTGTTGCGGCTGAAGCTACTCGGGGTGAGATTCCGGCCCACCTTGAGGCAAAACATAGAGGGTGGCCAACAGGGCGGCCACCTTGAGGCAAAACCTTTGGTGTTGTCCCCTCAAGCTCATCCTCAAAATGACAGAACAATAATTATGAAATCATAAAATAGTAAATTCACAGTTTTAAAAATTGCATTAGTCTATATTTTTATGTCTTTGTATTGTAGAGAATATTCTGAAAATAATTATTTGAAGTGCAATAATTTTTTTACcaactttacagatttacacaaacgatagtatttatttacctaAGGCGACGAAGGTACGTactcctctatgtgttacgtttAGAcgtctgattgtttttttttttctttatattacGCCTGCACATTACGGAAACCACACAAAACTTTACAGAATCTTaaatttggtccacacaaaaggcgcaccatactaaaaggcgcaccttcgttttttgagaaaattaaaggcttttaagtgcgccttatggtgcgggaaatatggtattttatattttcataatttattaaaaacattttgatttgaatataattttgtttttttttaaattattaaattattacaTGTATTGTTTAATTTTCTAATACTAAGTTAAAAATAAACTGGCAGAAAACATATATTTATGTGCAAATTTGAATTAATACGATAAATGACCTCTTTATTTTAACATCTAATAAGTAGTTCGGGCGCATTGAAAAACGGATCATTGCCGCCCCCTTGTGTTTAATTGAAGCATCAGCAACAACGGTAAAAGGCTCATCGGCTGGTCAGTTATTAGTTCTAACACAACATGTTGGCAGAAAATTATAACGAGAACGTCATCATTAAATCATTTCATTACTTTACTTGTAAAGTACTGGAAATCCCCGCTTATTGTCTCTGCTGCATATTAATGATGCTGTTGCTGACGTCATTTGACTTCTCACGGAAAAGCCGCACAATTACGCACCAAAGGGGCACAAATTGCACAACTGAGTATTGTGCAAAATATGTTTTCTCTTGATGAGTGACTCGTTAGGTTATGCAGTGTGGTTAGACCCACATGGAATTCTCTTTGCTTTGGTTTATTTAACAATAAACTTCAACAgggagtggcaaaaaaaaaaaaaaaactctttgagGCAAGCACACTTGGTTCTTTTTGGAAGAAATATTCACTCAAAATACAGAgtcctaaaaaacaaaaatccaggtTTGCCATTTTAAGTTTTGTGGTCAGTCAGGGTGTCTCCTTCTTTGACCAGAGACATGTTTTGAGCATCACCCAAACCTTTTTCATGTGGGAGGAATTAGAAGCGTCTAGAGACCTCTAGATGTTGGAAACCAAATGGGATCCACCATTTAGTTAGTTTTTTATGCTGGTCTCGCTAGTGTCACCAGCATTGGCCGATGAAAACGTCCTTATCTTTTCCCTTTCATCAACAGAGACATTAAGGTGCTTCCTTGACATGAGTATCTCCGCTGACCCAAGATAGAAACAGACGTCTGAGAGCATCCCGCTTCTCCTGCGCCCGTGTGGCGGCCTGATAAATCGAGACTTTGCCGGCAGGCATCACTTGAACTCGACCTGGCAGGGCCTGAAATGAACGTGGGCCAACACGGCTCCCTAACAAGGCACGGAACACGGAAGGGGGTGACGGGATACGGACACTCAACAGGTAGCAGACTACGGAAGGTGAGTGAGTCAACAAGTTGTCCTCTTTATTTAGACCTCGGCGTGACACGGGCAAGCGGAAATGATTTATCTTCGGTTATCTGTTTAAAGTTCACTTGCAGTTGACGGAAGCAAGAATGCTGCAATTTGAAGACCGAATAAGGAAGTAAAGGCAATACTATATAGATTAGGACATTACTACATTTCAAATCTTCTTGAACTTTTATTTGCTGCTTCATATGGTCATTTGCCTGCCttaaagaaaatatatataatgtgcTTGCTGCTGCTCTGGACGCTTAAAAAAAGAGAAGGTACAACTAATGCGTGGCCCCGACTTTATTCTGTCTGCTTAAGTACATTGCTATtggaaaattaaaaagaaacagCAACTTTCCATGGAATTACCATTTCATGCTGACGCCGTTCTCCTGCTTCTCTTGTGTTGGATCTCATTTGTTTGAAGAGTATGAGCATAAGATGTGGTCGCTATCCGCTAACAGTCGGAGACACGTTTGAGTGTCGACAGGAAACTCACATGAGAGGTTATCACAAAAGCCCCTCTTCGCTGCAACGAGCAAAAGAGATTTACACTTGAATCGTTCTCCATAGTCCACTCGAGTCTTCTGTGGATTAGATACGGTGATTTCTTCAATCGTCAACGGGTGGGGCGGGGTGATGTTAATCAGACACACCTTCAAGCCCAACCCATCGACAAAGGCTGTCGGACGATATGAAACATGTAAATGAGGAAAACCCAatcgctacttttttttttcggcaaCTGTTTGAGACATTTGAATGACAGACATTGATTTACAAACATGGATTTTCAACCGGACGGTGTCCCACCCACAATAATGGAACAGGGCCAGAGCTGCATGTCCGCACATACTCTGGTTTCTGGCTGCAAAAAGCGAGGGAGGGCAGTTTCCAACAGCTACTGGAGTTCTTGCCACGATCGCtgtcattgtccacaatgttctTGTTGTTGCCATTTCCTTCGTCCGATTTCGGATGCCTACTGTAGGAATAGTATACTAAATGCCATGATGAGACAGCAGCAGGCCACCCAAGGACTCTTCCGTTCACCTGAAGCACAGGAATCATATCAAGATCACTCCACTTAAACCTGACAAATATTGTCTCACCTATTCTCGCACATTTCCAGAAGATCCCCAGAAGCCTGAAAGATAAAGTCACATTTTCACTCTGCAACCAGGACAAAGATACCGGAAAAGAGGCCTTGACATGGAATGCATGCGGGAGATAATCTGAATTTAATTCAGATAAACTACGAGTGGGATGATCCAGTGAACACAAAGATAATGTCACCAAACTTGGAAGCTGATTCATGCACTGCTACTGGACGTAAACATCAAGCTGTAGTCCACAGATTGTTAAAGCTGCAAATGAAGCACACATACCCGGTTTTATTCTTGTCCAGCAGGCTGGGAGCCATCGCTCTGACGTAGGCACACGTACATATCAGGAGAAGAATCACCGTGAGCAGTGACTGGAAGTTGAAAATGGCTGACTgcaaaatgaagaaaatgatTCAGTTCCAAATGTGTTGGAACACATGCCACAAAAGGTGAGCTGCAGCAACACAAGATTTATTTTCCTCGGTTAGCAATGCATTCAATTTCCATCTAGAAGGAGTGGGTGAGAAATTTGAACTTAACCTGCTGCTTGCACATCAATAGTTCCTTGAAAACCAGAAATGTTACTGTACTAAAAGTGTCAGGTTCAAGTTATGTTATTCTAGGAACTTGTTTTTGTGTCAGCACATGCAATTGATCATTTGATTTATTCAAATGAGGCACCATGGTGCAAGTGATGTGATGGAAGCGTCCTCAATGGGACCATTGCATCTACGTGGCACAGAACACATGCAACCCAGACGAGAAAAATCAAGTTAGAAATATATAATCCATGATAATAAGTGACGACGAGTTACAAAGTGGCAATTATCGATAGATCGGTCACGGTTAAATCAGAACTGCAAATTAGCCATTTACTTTTATTTAATGGCTAACCATTTAGCATCATAGCTACGTTAGCCAGCTGCTCCAGTTCAAATCCGTCCATTTACGCATATAATGCATTATTTAGTGTCTTAATAGGACTAAATCAAGAACCTGGTTCCGGCTGGAcgctttaaataaaaaaaaaagtaataattaACGAATGTATGCGTTCTGCACAAAAATATGCTTACCATTTTGACGGTACGTCAACGCCTCATATAACTTCCGGTCTTGAAGCGCTTGCGTACAGTGACGTAATTACGCTATGCGTGCAAAATCTAGGTTGCTGATTGGCTGGCAGCCTAACCAAAACAATAGTTGATAGTTACAGCTTGAATGAACAGGGAAACAAGCGTTCAgtaaatttcattttcataaaGCCTTCGATCGGACATTGCAGTGTGCTAATAACCGTAAGTATGTTTTTACGGCTAGCATAAAGCAAACATCGGGACATTATTTTGTGATATTATTCAATCTCTGTGCAGCGACGCACTTCATTTGATGTCATGTACCGTACAGCCAAAGTAAGACACAGGCGCATAATATGACTTCCCTAGTGCTGCAAATTTTTTGCAAAGTGGTTACAAGAACACGCAAAAAGCGCTTGAGGTGTGCAGGAGAGGAGGGAAGAGAACTTTTCTGCACACCTCAAGCGCATTTTGGTTTTTGGGTGTTCTGCTGAGGTGCAGTGGGGAGACACTTTCAAAACCTCACTGGACACATTTTAATTGCAGAGTAAAATTTAAAAGGCTAATCCAAAGT
This portion of the Syngnathus scovelli strain Florida chromosome 3, RoL_Ssco_1.2, whole genome shotgun sequence genome encodes:
- the LOC125994405 gene encoding protein prune homolog 2 isoform X4, whose translation is MLRREPQEDRPAEVTGTTMMMMMRRRTSSEEAETVEHGEDPASSADVSGGSSQRRKLTAPPMNVSLERSEGSLLSEDVLDTDDEDAALDTGDDLDVDIEELDTSEEERDPPVPPDGVSEGLEDGRLWRSVVIGEQEHRIDMKCIEAYKRVISHGGYYAERNAIIVFAACFLPDSDCDSYNYVMENLFLYVISTLELMVAEDYMIVYLNGATPRRRMPGFTWMKKCYQMIDRRLKKNLKMFIIVHPSWFIRTLLGITRPFISSKFCSKIKYVGSLQELGRIIPMEYVHIPPSIVKYDQQRAAHTFTCMRLDTDLKDASGKSDRKRSLAI
- the tmem167a gene encoding protein kish-A; the encoded protein is MSAIFNFQSLLTVILLLICTCAYVRAMAPSLLDKNKTGLLGIFWKCARIGERKSPWVACCCLIMAFSILFLQ